The Novibacillus thermophilus genome segment GGCATTTTTCTTAAACGGTGAATTGATCGAATACAACGATACGGCCACACTGTTTTCGAACCCTGACAATCCCCGGACGGAAGACTACATTTCCGGGCGGTTTGGTTAACCGTCTGCCTTATGCTCTTGGGAGAACTTGACCGATAATGGATCGGGCAGACATTGTGCTGGGAAACCGTTCTGTTCGCCGGTGAGAATGCATATCGCTTCTGGTTATCGCCACCGCTTTTGTTGGTGCCGCCCCAGGAGAGGTGGGTCACAGAGGCAAAACGGTTTTAACGGCTCTATTTTTAAATGGAAGGATGAGGAACGTGCAGCGTCAGTCGTTTCACGCAGAGTTACAGGCCTTGCAGCAGCTGTTGCTCGATTTGGGGGAACGTGTGGAAATTGCCATCAGTCAGTCAATTCTCTCCCTCAAAAATCTGAATCGCAAGCAAGCCGAAGGCGTCATCGCTAAAGACGTGGAGATTGATAAAATGGAAGAGCGGATTGACAATGGGGTGATCAAGCTAATCGCCACCCAGCAGCCGGTGGCAAAAGATTTGCGCCGCATTGTCACAGCGATGACGATTGCTTCCGATATGGAGCGCATGGCCGATCTAGCCCAGAACATTGCCGAAATTACCGTGGTGTTTGTCGAGAAAAACCTGGAACTGTTTAAACCGTTGGAAGACCTTCCTCGCATGGCAAGGCTCAGCCAGGAGATGGTGCACGACGGGATTAATAGCTTTATCGACGGAAATGTCGGATTGGCGAAAAAAATGGCGCAACGAGACGATGAGGTCGACCGGCTTTACCATCAGATTGTCCGCGAACTCACGGAGTACATGATCGACCGCCGCGAGTGGATTGAACCGGCCACCCAGCTCGCGTTCGTCGCCCGCCACCTGGAGCGCATCGCCGACCACGCGACGAACATTGCGGAGAGCGTCGTTTTCATCGAAACGGGAAAGCGGGCAGATTTAAATTAAGGCCTGGATCTGGGACGTACGGCGTCGACACGCGAGCTTAGTGTCGGAGTGTTGATCTAACAGAAGACTCCTGTCGACGATTATTTTTTAAATGTGGCAGGCTTCCGACCCGTAACGGTATGGTAAAATGTAATCGTGTAACTGTTAGTTCGACGCGGAAGCAAGGGGTTAGGAACCATGTCACAAAACAGGTTGATCACGGCCTTGCGAGAACGGAACCTGTTCTTGGCGTGGGTCGTGGCGTCCACTGCTCTGGTGGGGAGTCTCTACTTTAGTGAAATTGCCGGGTTTGTCCCGTGTGAACTCTGCTGGTACCAGCGCGTTTTAATGTACCCGCTCTTTTTGTTGCTAGGGATTGCGAACTTCAGACGCGATCGTTCGGTCACGTACTATGCACTGCCGTTTACGATTGTGGGCGGAGCGCTCTCCCTATTCCATTACGCGATGCAAAAAACAGGTTGGTTTTCCAGTTTTTCCCCTTGTGCCGAAGGTGTACCGTGCAGCGGGGAGTACATTAACTGGCTCGGGTTTATCACGATCCCCTTTTTGGCGTTAGTCGCTTTCATCTTGATAGGATGGTTGTTATGGATCGGCCGGAAAGTAGAGGATTCTTTCCGTTAAATGGGCAGTTTGAGCAGAGGAGAGGCAGCCCCTCTCCTCTGCCTCTCCTCCAGCTGTTCGCATGGGGGAGGGGGGAGTTCGTTGCCGTGAGATTGGCTGCCTTTGGCGGACTCCTCATTTTTGCGAAGCTGGATGTTCTTCCGGACTGTTATCGCAAAGCGAACGATGGAACGATCTCCTCCGAACGATGCGCAACTCCCGCTGTCGCTTCTTCAGGACAGCCATCTACCGGCTGTTTTTTTATTTTCTTGCAGCATGTGTTTCCGTTTTAGCACCTTTTTCCACGGCAAACGCTTTCCACGGGTGTCCGTCTAAGCTTTCACTGCCATTTGTATTGGTTGGAGCAGTGAGAAGCGTTCAGCTCTACGTGGAATAGCTTAGTAAACATGGTGCAAACTAGTCGAAAAGGAGTGCACCAGAATGGACCAGGAGTTGACAATCCTTAAAGAATTGACAGA includes the following:
- the phoU gene encoding phosphate signaling complex protein PhoU translates to MRNVQRQSFHAELQALQQLLLDLGERVEIAISQSILSLKNLNRKQAEGVIAKDVEIDKMEERIDNGVIKLIATQQPVAKDLRRIVTAMTIASDMERMADLAQNIAEITVVFVEKNLELFKPLEDLPRMARLSQEMVHDGINSFIDGNVGLAKKMAQRDDEVDRLYHQIVRELTEYMIDRREWIEPATQLAFVARHLERIADHATNIAESVVFIETGKRADLN
- a CDS encoding disulfide oxidoreductase, with the protein product MSQNRLITALRERNLFLAWVVASTALVGSLYFSEIAGFVPCELCWYQRVLMYPLFLLLGIANFRRDRSVTYYALPFTIVGGALSLFHYAMQKTGWFSSFSPCAEGVPCSGEYINWLGFITIPFLALVAFILIGWLLWIGRKVEDSFR